A genomic window from Pseudohongiella acticola includes:
- a CDS encoding serine hydrolase domain-containing protein, whose translation MPRIAPLRLPSVLFPLTCFASALVTLVMPVALAQADDAPFSTSLMEQGVQPAFHQLPGQLPAPIAHADIADFSTYKNWLQQELDDLQIPGATMAIVSSSDILDLTSYGVRSVQEGVAVDRDTVFRIASVSKTFAGTVASQLVSSNISTWDDPISAILPYNIGTDAATREMTLRHVLSHTTGLMPHAFSNMLDAGVAYKKIQEKFHEIPTVCPPGRCYGYQNVVFSLIADVVEASLRTTYDDFVVENIFLPLGMSQASMGYEAFRDNPNASSPHQYGRDGWRLSSVNSAYYTTGPAAGVNASIMDMVRWAQANLGGYPEVLPRSLLDMQHTPVVETPSGNYFNRWPKVEQAWYGLGWRILDYDGMRVIHHGGGVRGYRSEIVLVPAYDIALVVMFNAETRLANDVVPQFLDNLQANINAL comes from the coding sequence TTGCCCAGAATTGCACCCCTGCGCCTGCCATCAGTTTTATTCCCACTGACCTGCTTTGCCTCTGCGCTGGTGACGCTGGTTATGCCCGTCGCGCTGGCGCAGGCAGATGATGCGCCGTTTTCCACGTCATTGATGGAGCAGGGCGTTCAGCCCGCATTCCATCAGCTACCGGGGCAATTGCCAGCGCCTATTGCCCATGCCGATATTGCCGACTTCAGTACCTACAAGAACTGGTTGCAACAGGAACTGGATGACCTGCAGATACCCGGCGCCACCATGGCGATCGTGTCGTCATCGGATATTCTTGATCTGACCTCATACGGTGTGCGCAGCGTGCAGGAAGGTGTTGCCGTCGACCGCGATACTGTGTTCCGTATTGCGTCGGTGTCCAAGACCTTTGCTGGAACCGTGGCATCGCAACTGGTCAGCAGCAACATTTCGACCTGGGACGACCCCATATCGGCGATTTTGCCCTATAACATCGGTACTGACGCTGCGACCCGGGAGATGACCCTGCGACACGTGCTCAGTCATACCACGGGCCTGATGCCGCATGCCTTTTCCAACATGCTCGATGCCGGTGTCGCGTACAAAAAAATCCAGGAAAAATTCCACGAGATTCCTACCGTTTGTCCGCCCGGCCGCTGTTATGGTTATCAGAATGTGGTTTTCTCGCTGATCGCTGACGTCGTTGAGGCGAGCTTGCGAACCACCTATGATGATTTTGTTGTGGAAAATATCTTCCTGCCGCTGGGCATGAGTCAGGCATCAATGGGCTATGAAGCATTCCGCGACAACCCTAATGCCAGTTCGCCGCATCAGTACGGTCGCGATGGCTGGCGTCTGAGTTCCGTCAATTCCGCGTATTACACAACCGGCCCGGCTGCTGGCGTTAATGCCAGCATCATGGATATGGTGCGCTGGGCACAGGCCAATCTGGGTGGCTATCCGGAGGTTCTGCCGCGTTCCCTGCTCGACATGCAGCACACGCCCGTGGTGGAAACGCCGAGTGGCAACTATTTCAACCGCTGGCCAAAAGTGGAGCAGGCCTGGTATGGGCTGGGCTGGCGCATTCTCGACTACGATGGTATGCGCGTGATTCATCATGGCGGTGGCGTGCGCGGCTACCGATCCGAGATTGTGCTGGTTCCCGCCTACGATATTGCACTGGTGGTCATGTTCAATGCCGAGACCCGCCTCGCCAATGATGTGGTACCGCAATTCCTCGATAATCTGCAGGCCAATATCAACGCGCTGTAG
- a CDS encoding Do family serine endopeptidase → MMKRTGLVKRSIQTGLAQVAMMAAILAPGMSPVALAQAEAPMVYDNAMPSLAPMLEAVTPAVVNISVTRVEQMPDVFGFRGNGQQPPVRRARGAGSGVVVDSEEGYIVTNHHVVAGADSINVGLLDGRVLEAELIGSDERTDIALLQVSADRLTEIELADATRMRIGDYVVAIGNPFGIGQTVTSGIISALGRAGINNDNYEDFIQTDAAINVGNSGGALVDLQGRLVGINTAIISGSGTSSGVGFAVPVDMLAAVVTHLERDGVVRRGQLGVIIRDHTPLVEETLQLGANNGALITQVMPDSVADQVGLQVSDLVVAINGEPITSSRELRNAVGLAGVDQVLELGLMREGERMSVSAQIIASNGESALAASESTDNGRRADESRFLGAQLQNAAGSDAGVQVADVAQRSPVWAAGLRPGDIIAEVNRQPVQSLRDFNRMLSEEARVVALGVVRDGQKLLLIVS, encoded by the coding sequence ATGATGAAACGAACAGGTCTAGTCAAACGAAGTATCCAAACAGGGTTGGCACAGGTGGCAATGATGGCTGCCATTCTAGCCCCTGGCATGTCGCCGGTGGCGTTGGCGCAGGCTGAGGCGCCGATGGTTTATGACAATGCCATGCCGTCCCTGGCGCCAATGCTGGAGGCGGTGACGCCGGCGGTGGTCAATATATCGGTCACCCGTGTAGAACAGATGCCCGACGTATTCGGTTTTCGCGGCAATGGCCAGCAGCCACCGGTACGGCGTGCACGAGGTGCCGGTTCCGGCGTGGTCGTTGACAGCGAAGAAGGTTATATCGTGACCAATCATCACGTGGTGGCAGGCGCGGACAGCATCAATGTGGGGCTGCTCGATGGCCGTGTGCTGGAAGCTGAGCTGATCGGCAGTGATGAGCGCACCGACATAGCCTTGCTGCAGGTCAGTGCCGATCGACTGACCGAAATTGAACTGGCAGATGCCACGCGTATGCGTATTGGCGATTATGTGGTCGCTATCGGAAATCCCTTCGGCATTGGACAGACGGTGACCTCCGGCATTATCAGTGCGCTGGGGCGGGCCGGTATCAACAATGACAACTATGAGGACTTCATTCAGACCGATGCGGCGATCAATGTCGGCAACTCGGGTGGTGCGCTGGTCGATCTGCAGGGGCGTCTGGTGGGCATCAATACCGCGATTATTTCCGGTTCGGGCACCAGCTCTGGAGTCGGGTTCGCAGTGCCGGTCGATATGCTTGCCGCTGTTGTCACACACCTGGAGCGTGACGGCGTGGTCAGGCGTGGTCAGCTTGGTGTCATTATTCGTGATCACACGCCGCTGGTGGAGGAAACCCTGCAATTGGGCGCCAATAACGGTGCGTTGATTACTCAGGTGATGCCAGACTCGGTGGCCGATCAGGTCGGCCTGCAGGTGTCTGATCTTGTTGTTGCCATTAATGGTGAGCCGATCACCAGCAGTCGCGAACTGCGCAATGCTGTCGGGCTTGCCGGCGTTGATCAGGTACTTGAACTCGGGCTGATGCGCGAGGGTGAACGCATGAGTGTCAGCGCCCAGATCATTGCCAGTAACGGTGAGTCGGCGCTCGCCGCCAGCGAGTCGACTGACAATGGTCGTCGGGCCGATGAATCGCGTTTTTTGGGAGCGCAGTTGCAGAACGCTGCCGGCAGTGACGCCGGGGTGCAAGTGGCCGACGTTGCCCAGCGCAGCCCGGTCTGGGCTGCGGGTCTGCGCCCGGGTGACATCATTGCCGAAGTCAACCGACAGCCCGTGCAGTCATTGCGTGATTTCAACCGTATGTTGAGTGAGGAAGCCAGAGTGGTAGCTCTGGGTGTAGTGAGGGATGGACAGAAGCTGTTGCTGATTGTGTCCTGA